A genomic window from Montipora capricornis isolate CH-2021 chromosome 8, ASM3666992v2, whole genome shotgun sequence includes:
- the LOC138060279 gene encoding uncharacterized protein has product MEECFSEDRKMEVEALQSIYGELFTTFEGGDHDEIFHYEVNLMQSDIKIIFTIPEKYPEIPPAINVMAQNNQPAYTELESLLYSKAHESCGQVMIYDLVEEAKCWFLDKLNFVNPVSLPGEKEAVEVASTVCKFFLDGNCKFGKKCRNQHIELASARSGNDAESLHTNKNVKEDSTPKGKQKFVKQDNNVSTKKPSMKTASDVISRIKWDAELSPKDFTVGYLDRFVGIIEKHFEDFSWDDLASVDHFVDLAIPRHRIQYFKYLEEIVWDKRERIDKVFGSTGSQETILDVKQRINCASNEENDADCSDSKQVSVVDEMNCATNYIPEELQERRVPNYFIAVQISDEEVIDNIRKIQNDIYAELSPEAELELIASQGLHITLLMLSLCDEDQVTMAKSILRSVQPMLISILPISHKLCFSGLGQFHNKILYARIKDDTGLSKLLEILKFKFGKAGINLEANPDKFVPHVTISKGTSKDFATNQSVTRNVSNLVNRACYEIGEQSVYSLALFSRFHPKDIDGTYHKISTVENSVKALSSSLPRKLLQRVDHLYDQGELEEDNRDELEGFFQSGDAVKLDKGVTILSDLTTISDDKILLILRGVSGSGKTYLVENSMEAIEQKGYVYCSAKQLFHKPGCSVTPDITEQNIAEAYCFSLVLDALASEQCFVVVDGVHNNCWEYAIYKFLGPAFGYKCHVLEIKVEKREDIQSCLQNNKSGTQLEEILEAVQNWEDDPEAIVIEPWFNKPASTASNQRRIALKELLLRHASQ; this is encoded by the exons ATGGAGGAGTGCTTTTCCGAAGATCGAAAAATGGAGGTCGAAGCCCTGCAATCGATCTATGGAGAATTGTTTACAACATTCGAAGGAGGAGATCATGATGAAATATTCCACTATGAAGTGAATCTTATGCAAAGCGATATCAAAATAATTTTCACAATTCCAG AAAAATACCCAGAAATTCCTCCTGCTATCAATGTTATGGCACAGAATAACCAACCTGCCTATACAGAACTGGAATCGCTACTGTATAGCAAGGCACATGAAAGCTGTGGACAAGTGATGATATATGATCTGGTGGAAGAAGCTAAGTGTTGGTTTCTAGATAAACTTAACTTTGTCAATCCAGTCTCTTTACCAGGAGAAAAAGAAGCAGTGGAAGTTGCATCCACTGTTTGTAAATTCTTCCTGGATGGAAATTgtaaatttggaaaaaagtgcCGCAATCAGCACATAGAGTTGGCAAGTGCTAGAAGCGGCAATGACGCAGAGTCATTGCACACTAATAAAAATGTTAAGGAAGACAGCACCCCAAAAGGAAAGCAAAAGTTTGTGAAACAAGATAACAATGTCTCTACGAAGAAACCATCCATGAAAACAGCGAGTGATGTCATATCAAGAATCAAATGGGATGCAGAGTTGTCGCCAAAGGATTTCACTGTTGGTTACCTAGATCGCTTTGTTGGAATTATAGAGAAGCATTTTGAAGATTTTTCGTGGGATGACCTtgcttcagttgatcattttgTTGACCTGGCTATTCCTCGGCACAGAATACAGTATTTCAAGTACCTTGAGGAAATAGTTTGGGACAAAAGGGAAAGGATTGACAAGGTCTTTGGTTCAACTGGAAGCCAAGAAACTATATTGGATGTAAAACAGAGAATTAATTGTGCATCAAATGAAGAGAATGATGCAGATTGCAGTGATTCAAAGCAAGTGTCAGTTGTAGATGAAATGAACTGCGCAACAAATTATATCCCTGAAGAACTCCAAGAGAGGAGAGTTCCGAATTACTTCATTGCTGTGCAGATTTCCGATGAGGAAGTAATTGACAACATTCGTAAG ATTCAAAATGATATTTATGCAGAGCTGAGTCCAGAAGCAGAGCTTGAACTGATTGCAAGCCAAGGACTTCACATCACCCTTCTTATGTTAAGTCTATGTGATGAAGATCAAGTGACCATGGCTAAGAGCATCCTTAGGTCTGTTcaaccaatgttgatttccattCTTCCAATCAGCCACAAACTTTGCTTTAGTGGTCTTGGCCAGTTTCACAACAAGATCTTATATGCCCGTATCAAAGATGACACAGGACTTTCCAAACTTCTtgagattttaaaatttaagttTGGTAAAGCTGGAATCAATTTGGAAGCAAACCCGGATAAATTTGTACCCCATGTGACCATCAGCAAAGGAACTTCAAAGGATTTTGCCACCAACCAAAGTGTTACAAGAAATGTGTCAAATTTGGTTAACCGGGCCTGCTATGAAATTGGTGAACAAAGTGTTTATTCCCTAGCTCTGTTCTCAAGATTCCATCCAAAAGATATTGATGGCACTTACCACAAGATTTCAACAGTAGAAAATTCCGTGAAAGCTTTGTCGTCATCCTTGCCCAGAAAACTCCTTCAGCGAGTGGATCATTTGTATGACCAAGGAGAACTTGAGGAAGATAACAGAGATGAACTTGAAGGTTTCTTTCAATCTGGTGATGCTGTTAAACTTGACAAAGGAGTGACAATTTTGAGCGATCTTACAACGATCTCTGATGATAAAATTTTGCTCATATTGAGAGGTGTATCTGGCAGCGGCAAAACTTATCTGGTTGAGAATTCGATGGAGGCCATCGAACAAAAAGGTTATGTTTATTGTAGTGCCAAGCAATTATTTCATAAGCCAGGGTGTTCTGTGACACCAGACATCACTGAGCAGAATATTGCCGAAGCTTACTGTTTCTCCCTCGTGTTAGATGCCTTAGCAAGTGAACAATGCTTTGTGGTCGTGGATGGAGTGCATAACAACTGCTGGGAATATGCTATTTACAAGTTTCTTGGTCCCGCATTCGGTTACAAGTGTCATGTTcttgaaataaaagttgaaaagcGGGAGGACATTCAGTCATGCCTGCAGAATAACAAAAGCGGAACACAGCTTGAAGAAATTCTTGAAGCTGTGCAGAACTGGGAAGATGATCCAGAGGCCATTGTAATTGAACCGTGGTTTAATAAACCAGCTTCCACAGCCTCGAATCAGAGGAGAATTGCACTCAAGGAGTTGCTATTGAGACACGCATCTCAATAA